One part of the Mya arenaria isolate MELC-2E11 chromosome 3, ASM2691426v1 genome encodes these proteins:
- the LOC128228171 gene encoding phosphorylated adapter RNA export protein-like: protein MAERAGHLGGSGSRSGYRNKDTDSSYSDNSDEDTQLWRQKKQKYFRQKETDTERVQGLHNDKRKNNVWGSVLQEQDLTQTLKSSGVDKPEDTDINTRDVESYDFTKKYQDTRPDLPDSDEEQPENITDPVGVLPSMSAPAIRQIIDYNDALDNSAQRNRRGRKRKAEEQGDKFERKMGGVHDRLGMKKVTTTRLGEITLSEDMEPEQLAKGIAEFIHEPKIELIERVITNMGKAVALRILLATKDVEEGGGMYINDGSRRRTPGGVYLQLLKQQPEYSKDMQKLIFLEDWEDKKLLKKEKRKRARQRDKEKKLQIGKHENLQRSRSNSNSKSRSRSNSKSRSVSRETKKEQTEEMEEGEINSEKDLERDIEESESKSEKDLERNIKTKSEKDWYKNGKGKSRRNRGRRDNTRHRGQYNDYDRQEESEDSEDDKPRKPQAYDFERELELARKRIQDKKKAAEGGGKQDGGRGSQGAGKEKGGEEMGDLEEAESNVVDVPLDM from the exons CGAGCTGGCCATTTGGGAGGAAGTGGTAGCAGGAGTGGATATCGCAACAAAGACACAGACAGTAGTTACAGTGATAACAGCGATGAGGACACACAACTCTGGAGGCAAAAAAAGCAGAAATATTTCAG GCAGAAGGAAACTGACACAGAGCGAGTCCAAGGTCTTCATAATGATAAAAGGAAAAACAATGTTTGGGGTTCTGTGTTGCAAGAGCAGGATTTAACACAAACACTTAAAAGTTCAGGAGTTGACAAACCAGAAGATACTGATATCAACACAAGAGATGTTGAAAGCTATGATTTCACAAAGAAATATCAAGATACTCGGCCTGATTTGCCTGATTCCGATGAAGAGCAACCAGAGAACATAACCGACCCAGTTGGTGTACTGCCTAGCATGTCAGCGCCAGCAATTAGGCAGATAATTGACTACAATGATGCTTTGGACAATTCAGCTCAGAGAAATAGACGTGGAAGAAAAAGGAAGGCTGAAGAACAAGGGGACAAATTTGAAAGGAAGATGGGTGGGGTCCATGATCGTCTAGGAATGAAAAAAGTGACAACTACACGGCTAGGAGAGATCACTCTAAGTGAAGATATGGAGCCTGAACAGCTTGCCAAGGGCATTGCAGAGTTTATTCATGAACCAAAGATTGAGCTGATtg AACGAGTTATTACAAACATGGGAAAGGCCGTCGCTCTGAGAATACTGCTAGCCACAAAAGATGTGGAGGAAGGAGGCGGAATGTACATAAAT GATGGTAGCAGGCGTCGGACACCTGGTGGTGTATATCTACAGCTCCTAAAGCAACAGCCCGAGTATTCAAAGGACATGCAAAAACTCATTTTCCTCGAAGACTGGGAAGATAAAAAACTGCtcaaaaaggaaaaaagaaaGAG GGCCAGACAAAGGGACAAGGAGAAAAAATTGCAGATCGGGAAGCATGAAAACCTGCAGAGGTCAAGGTCGAACTCAAACTCAAAAtccaggtcaaggtcaaactccAAATCCCGATCTGTTTCTCGTGAAACCAAAAAGGAACAAACTGAAGAGATGGAAGAAGGTGAAATTAATTCAGAAAAAGATTTGGAAAGAGATATTGAAGAAAGTGAAAGTAAATCTGAAAAAGATTtggaaagaaatattaaaactaaatcTGAAAAAGACTGGTATAAAAATGGTAAAGGTAAATCTAGAAGAAATAGAGGAAGGAGAGACAATACACGTCACAGGGGACAGTATAATGACTATGATCGCCAAGAAGAGAGTGAAGATAGTGAAGATGACAAACCTCGGAAACCACAGGCGTATGATTTTGAAAGGGAGTTGGAATTGGCGAGGAAACGAATACAAGATAAGAAAAAGGCAGCAGAGGGTGGGGGGAAACAGGATGGGGGAAGAGGTTCACAGGGGGCTGGAAAAGAGAAAGGGGGAGAAGAAATGGGTGATCTGGAAGAGGCCGAGTCGAATGTTGTGGATGTGCCTCTTGATATGTAA